The Fibrobacter sp. UWP2 DNA segment CGCGCTCAAAAAGGTACTCAATGGAAGAATCGTCGTCGGAGCACGCAAGGAAAAACGTCGACAGGGCGGCGAGCAAATACAAATTCAAAAGGCGCATCAACGTCATATATAACAATGTAGCAAAAAAGAAAACCGGACGTTAAACGTCCGGCTCTCAAATTCGACTAAAGCGAACTAATTGCGAGAATTAGTTTTCTTCCGGGTAGACGGAGACCTTCTGGCGCTTTGCATCGAGGCGTTCGAACTTCACCTTGCCATCGACGAGGGAGAACAAGGTGAAATCCCTGCCCATGCCCACGTTGTTGCCATTGTGGAAGTGAGAACCGCGCTGGCGCACGATGATGTTGCCAGCCTTGACGACTTCGCCCGCGTACTTCTTGACACCAAGATACTTGGCGTTACTGTCGCGGCCGTTACGTACAGAACCTTGACCTTTCTTATGTGCCATGGATTAAGCCTCCTTAGCCTTGCGCAGAGAGTTCTTCTTGACCTTAGCAGGCTTCGGAAGGCCCTGGGCGATCTTTTCCTTGCGGGTGAGAGGCTTGTTCTGAGCCTTCTGCTTGGCAAGGGCAGCCACGCGTGCGCGATTGCGGGTAATAACTTGAGGATCAACGACTGCGGATTCGGCGCCGGAGCGGAGTTCCGTGACGAGCACCTCGGTATAGCCCTGACGATGACCGTTACGACGTTCGTAACGAGTGCGGCGCTTCTTCTTGTACACGATGATCGTGTCGTACTTGTCATGGGCGAGAATTTCGACCTTGACAGAGGCGTCGTTCAGGACAGGGGTGCCGACTTGCACTTCTTTTCCTGCGAAAAGAAGGACGGACTTGAGCTCCAGTTCAGAACCAACAGCGGCGTCGAGAGTCGGGACCTTGTAAGCCTTGCCGAGTTCGACTTTATACTGGAAACCACCTGTTTCAACAATAGAATACATTTTGTAATCCTTTTTAGGTTGCTATTGGAGACCCAAATTTAGCTTAAAACCGTTTTTTTGTAAAGGGAAAAGGGCGGACTCGGGCAATTTTTTCTATCTTTTAGCCCGAAAAATCCAAAAAGGACACCCGAATGAATAAAATCATGAGCCTTGACGGCGACTGGCAGATGATCTGGGACACCGACGACCTGGGAATCTCCAACCGCTGGTATGCGACGTACCCCGAAAAGACCGAAACTGTGCAAATTCCCCATATTTGGGAGCGCTCCTTTGACAAGCTCCTCATGTCCCAGGACTGCGCATACTATTTCAAGCGCTTCACCATCGAAGACGAAAAGCAAATTACCAAGCGCATCTTTTTGCATTTTGAGCGCATCGCAACCCACGCCACCATTTGGCTGAACGGCAAGATTTTGGGCACGCACTTTGGCGCCTACACTCCGTTTACCCTCGAAACACAAAAGGCTATCAAGCTGGGCGAAGAGAATATCCTTTGCGTGCGCGTCGCCAACATGGGCGCGGCCAACAGCCGCATCGACTTTGGCCGCGAGAGCAAGGAAGGCGCCGACGACCGCTACGTTCACCCCAGCGAAATGCCCGTGGGCGAACCGTGGAGCCAGTACCCGTTCGGCGGCATTTTTGGCCATGTGAGCCTCATTCTGGGCAACGCCGCCTTTATCTCGGACATGCACGTGGAACCCGACATGGACCAGGAACGCGTGGCCGTGGAGCTCAGTTTCAACAACCCGCGCGGCTGCAACACCCGACTCCGCTTCCTCATGAGGAACCCGAACGGCGACGTATTCGAGTGGTTCAAGGACGGAGTGAAGCTCGACAAGGAGAACACCACCCAGCGTTTCGTGTTCTCCATCAAGGACTGGAAGCGCGACAAGTGCGTGTGGAGCCTCGATAAGCCCAACTTGTTCGCCCTCGAAGCCCAGATGGAAAACAAAACCTCCAAGGGCAAGAACCCTGAATTCAGTTTCTCCGTGGTGAGGACGTTCGGCTTCCGCAAGTTCGACTGCATCAAGGGCGACTTCTACCTCAACGACTCCATCCTCAAGATCCAGGGCGTGGGCTACAACCAGCAGTGGAGCAAAGGCGGTTTGTGGACTACCAACAACCCGGACCTCCGCAAGGACCTGCTCGCGGTCAAGGCCGCCGGGTTCAACGCAATCCGCAGCTGCGGCGCCCCCCTCAGCACCGAAGCCCTGGACATTTGCGACGAAATAGGCCTTTTGGTGTTCCAGGAATTCCCGATCCACACCATGCGGTCCACACCGCAGGGCCTCGAAATCGTCAAGAAGCTCATCAACGACATTGTCAAGGAACAACACCACCACCCGAGCATCGCCATTTGGGTGCTGGGTTCCGAGAACGGCACGTTCATGCTGCAGAACGGCAACAAGCTCTTGAACGCCATTAGCCCGGTCGACATGACCCGCCCCGCCATTAGCAACCTCGACAGCATCTTCATTGACAATGAGGGCAACTACCACCGCGACACCGGCAAGCTGTTGCCCGTGACCGTGGACCGCATTTCGCAGTACGCCTCCCTCCAGGTGAATCCGCGCCTGAGCCCCAACGCGGCCTACACCCACTTCCTCGCCCACTGCTTTAACAAGGACAGCGAAGAGGAACTGATGGTGCCCGACTCAGGACTCGGCGACAGCCAGTTCCAGGACGGCGACGAGAGCGTGAACGACATCGAGAACAAGATGCTTGTGACGCTCCAGAACCACACGTTGCTGCCCGCCAAGGCGACAAACATCGAAGGCCCGCGCAGCTCCAAGAACCAGAAGTCCATCAAGAACCTCTACAAGCAGCTCGAGGACTTCGTCTCTGAATCCGAGCTCTCCGTGTGGACCGACATGGCCTCGTTCAAGAACGACGTGAACCGCATCGCCATCAAGAGCAAGCTCGACCAGATTACCGCGTTCCAGAGCAATCCGCAAATCGCCGGCTTCTTCTTGAACTACTGGTCCGACTTCGGCACCAGTTTTTACGGACTCTGCGACGAAAACCGCAAGAGCAAGGGTCTCGAGGAATTCTGCAAAGAAATCACCGCGCCCGCCCGCATCCTGGTGAGCGAAATCGAGCACGTGGCCGCCCCGCAAAGCGAAATCAGCTTCCAGCTCACGCTCTTGAACAACAGCCGCCTCGAAAACGTGAGCGTCGACATCAGCGTCCTTGACGCCAAGGGCAAGGTTCTCTCGACGCAAACGCAAAACCCCGAGGAACAGGCCGGCAAGACAAGCCTCACCCAGTTCGGCATTTGCACGCTGGTCGCCCCGCGCAGCACCGGCAAGTACCAAATCAAACTTACGCTCAAGGACGACAAGAAAGAAGTCCAGACTTCCACCGAAGACCTGTTCGTTATTGACCAGGTCAACGTGAAGGACGCCATCAAGAAGGTCTGCTTCCTCGACAACAGCGAAGAGTCAAGCGACGCCCTGGCGGCCCTCACCGGCCCCGAGCAGGTCATTTTCACCGCGAACCTCAGTTCCTGGCCCGACGAAATCCTCGACAAGATCGTGGACGTGACCAAGAACGGTGGCAAGACGCTCTTGCTCTCCGACATGACCCAGGACGACATCGACTTTTTGAACCAGAGCCATCAGTTTGACTTTGCCCTCGAAGCGCACTGGACCACCGGTGCGAGCGAAACCAGCCTGCACTACCTGCCCAAGGACTCCAAGCTCTTGCCGGTGTTCGGTGGAGAGAACGTGCTCGACCACTTTGCCGCCGCCGTAATGCCCGGCCTCTCGCTCAACGAGCTCCCGAACGCCACCGTGTTCGCCCGCTCCGTGAGCCTCAAGGAAGGAGAAATCAAGAACGGCGTGGACCTGCAGATGGTGCCGTTTGGCAAGGGCAAGATTGTATTCAACCAGTTCAGCGTGTTCGAAGGGTTGGAAACCAACCCGCTCGCCGACGCCCTGTTCTCTGCGATCGTCGGACTGCTGTAAAAAATACGCGGGTCGCAAGGCCCCTCCCCGCGTGACGAAAAAATCCCTTTTCGCATAAACGAAAAGGGATTTTCTTTTATCTGTAATTTTCGTGACTACAAAAAAAAGAACGGTCCCCAAAAAGGGAACCGCTCTAAATTCGCAATGCGACCAAATTACTTGGTGATGACGCGGGCCATTTCGCAAACCTTGTTGCTGTAGCCCCATTCGTTATCGTACCAGGCGCAAACCTTCACGAAGGTCGGGTCGAGCTGGATACCAGCCTTGACGTCGAAGATGGAAGTGCGAGCGTCGTTGCGGAAGTCGGTAGAGACGAGAGCTTCGTCGGTGTAACCGAGGATGCCCTTGAGTTCGCCTTCAGAAGCTTCCTTCATGGCCTTGCAGATTTCTTCGTAGGTAGCCGGCTTTTCGAGTTCGGCAGTGAGGTCGACGAAGGAAACGTCGGAGGTCGGAACGCGGAGGCTCATACCGGTGAGCTTACCGTTGAGCTGCGGGAGAACCTTGCCCACGGCCTTGGCAGCACCCGTAGAAGACGGGATGATGTTTTCGAGGATGCCGCGGCCACCGCGCCAGTCCTTCTTGGACGGGCCGTCGACGGTCTTCTGCGTAGCAGTAGCAGCGTGGACGGTGGTCATGAGGCCACGCTTGATGCCGAACTTGTCGTTGAGGACCTTGGACATCGGGGCGAGGCAGTTGGTGGTGCAGGAAGCGTTGGAGATGATGTCCTGACCGGCATAGGTGGTGTGGTTCACGCCGTAGACGAACATCGGAGTAGCGTCCTTGGACGGGGCAGACATGATGACCTTCTTGGCACCGGCCTTGATGTGGGCGCGGGCGAGTTCGTCGGTCAGGAAGAAGCCAGTGGATTCCACGACAACGTCAACACCGAGGGCACCCCAAGTGATGTTGGTCGGATCCTTTTCGGCGAACACCTGAATCTTGTTGCCATCGACGATGAGGAAGTTGCCTTCGAAGGACACGTCGTGCTTGAAAGCGCCGTGCACGGAGTCGTACTTCAGCATGTAAGCGAGGTAGTCAACGTCGAGAAGGTCGTTGATACCGACAACAGTAATGTCCTTGGAGAAGTTTTCCACAGCAGCGCGGAAGACCATACGGCCGATGCGGCCGAAACCATTGATACCGAGTTTGAGAGCCATTATTGGATCCTTTTTTGTTTTATTGTGAAATTGCTTCATCCCGCTTTTGGGGGCAGGATGGTGCGTTGACGGGCGTAAAGATACAAAAAATCGGGCAAACCGGCAACGGAGGACGGGGGAAGCCTCCCCCTCGGCGGCACTGCGTTGCCGCCTACCCCCTCTAACGGGGGGCACCCCCGTAACGCCCCCGACCGCTGTCAACTAACCGCTGTCAACCCCGCGAAGGCGGGGTCCTCCTTCTTTTCGTCGAAGAGGACAGTCCTGCAGAACGTCATGCTGACGAAAGTCAGCATCGGATGTCCCCACTAGAAAAGAACGTCCCTAACGGAAATATGTTTGCTTCGAGTGGCATTTCGCACGCTCATACAGACCGCTCGTTCGTTGGCTTGTTAAGAACCTCCGGTTTCTCACTCGCTCTCCCCAACACGGCACGCTTGCGCAGTGCCGCTTTTGGCTCACGACGATCACTTCGTTGAAGTGTTTGCTTTGCGAAACGCCTCCTCTCCGCAAAGAATCACGAGAGGGGCTCCGTTATGTAATGTTACCGCTAGGTACGTGTGCAGCGCGGTAACTGCTCAGCCCTCTGTGAGCCATAAGCGCCTCGTATTAACGAGGCGTGATGGCGAGAGTGAGCGCATACCAGAGTATATTAACCAGAGTGTAGCGCGAACGGTCTCAATCAGACTGTTAGTCCCTTCGGGCTTCACGAAACTCGGGCTTTATTTTGAACCGCCAGGAACGTCTTGATGCGGGACTAGTAATCCTTTACGCAGCGGACGGACAGACCGTCATATTTGGGGTACGCT contains these protein-coding regions:
- the rpmA gene encoding 50S ribosomal protein L27 — encoded protein: MAHKKGQGSVRNGRDSNAKYLGVKKYAGEVVKAGNIIVRQRGSHFHNGNNVGMGRDFTLFSLVDGKVKFERLDAKRQKVSVYPEEN
- the rplU gene encoding 50S ribosomal protein L21, with amino-acid sequence MYSIVETGGFQYKVELGKAYKVPTLDAAVGSELELKSVLLFAGKEVQVGTPVLNDASVKVEILAHDKYDTIIVYKKKRRTRYERRNGHRQGYTEVLVTELRSGAESAVVDPQVITRNRARVAALAKQKAQNKPLTRKEKIAQGLPKPAKVKKNSLRKAKEA
- a CDS encoding glycoside hydrolase family 2 protein, producing the protein MNKIMSLDGDWQMIWDTDDLGISNRWYATYPEKTETVQIPHIWERSFDKLLMSQDCAYYFKRFTIEDEKQITKRIFLHFERIATHATIWLNGKILGTHFGAYTPFTLETQKAIKLGEENILCVRVANMGAANSRIDFGRESKEGADDRYVHPSEMPVGEPWSQYPFGGIFGHVSLILGNAAFISDMHVEPDMDQERVAVELSFNNPRGCNTRLRFLMRNPNGDVFEWFKDGVKLDKENTTQRFVFSIKDWKRDKCVWSLDKPNLFALEAQMENKTSKGKNPEFSFSVVRTFGFRKFDCIKGDFYLNDSILKIQGVGYNQQWSKGGLWTTNNPDLRKDLLAVKAAGFNAIRSCGAPLSTEALDICDEIGLLVFQEFPIHTMRSTPQGLEIVKKLINDIVKEQHHHPSIAIWVLGSENGTFMLQNGNKLLNAISPVDMTRPAISNLDSIFIDNEGNYHRDTGKLLPVTVDRISQYASLQVNPRLSPNAAYTHFLAHCFNKDSEEELMVPDSGLGDSQFQDGDESVNDIENKMLVTLQNHTLLPAKATNIEGPRSSKNQKSIKNLYKQLEDFVSESELSVWTDMASFKNDVNRIAIKSKLDQITAFQSNPQIAGFFLNYWSDFGTSFYGLCDENRKSKGLEEFCKEITAPARILVSEIEHVAAPQSEISFQLTLLNNSRLENVSVDISVLDAKGKVLSTQTQNPEEQAGKTSLTQFGICTLVAPRSTGKYQIKLTLKDDKKEVQTSTEDLFVIDQVNVKDAIKKVCFLDNSEESSDALAALTGPEQVIFTANLSSWPDEILDKIVDVTKNGGKTLLLSDMTQDDIDFLNQSHQFDFALEAHWTTGASETSLHYLPKDSKLLPVFGGENVLDHFAAAVMPGLSLNELPNATVFARSVSLKEGEIKNGVDLQMVPFGKGKIVFNQFSVFEGLETNPLADALFSAIVGLL
- the gap gene encoding type I glyceraldehyde-3-phosphate dehydrogenase, encoding MALKLGINGFGRIGRMVFRAAVENFSKDITVVGINDLLDVDYLAYMLKYDSVHGAFKHDVSFEGNFLIVDGNKIQVFAEKDPTNITWGALGVDVVVESTGFFLTDELARAHIKAGAKKVIMSAPSKDATPMFVYGVNHTTYAGQDIISNASCTTNCLAPMSKVLNDKFGIKRGLMTTVHAATATQKTVDGPSKKDWRGGRGILENIIPSSTGAAKAVGKVLPQLNGKLTGMSLRVPTSDVSFVDLTAELEKPATYEEICKAMKEASEGELKGILGYTDEALVSTDFRNDARTSIFDVKAGIQLDPTFVKVCAWYDNEWGYSNKVCEMARVITK